The following are encoded in a window of Dysidea avara chromosome 4, odDysAvar1.4, whole genome shotgun sequence genomic DNA:
- the LOC136252989 gene encoding beta-1,3-galactosyltransferase 6-like, whose translation MIARLSVFVITIQILVVCATFFMISYCCGLGSSQPQKVVNVLVNLRPLRSNERLPTKLLPLKSRSSSTLDSTNQPSPIAVAASSAPPTVLKTGHKSAVMISKRSSPMRTTQPIDNVNRRYNTFLLIMIPIVPSYFANRELIRNTWYKGFNDSEDVMLRFAMGTEDISSNLSTQLARENDNYKDMIFFENFKENQSALTNKTLLLITWAHENVNFTYFLKCDYDTFVFVKRTIAELLRRPTTTRLYYGKIQKRRPKKWVDLMWNLGDTYLPYALGGAYIISSDLIGLVARGSEYLQWNLNEDTAVGSWLSPYKYERRDNEKICMFNSKRCPKNQIIHSFYGLSNDNLKQQFLNCSTQLP comes from the coding sequence ATGATTGCTCGTCTCAGTGTATTCGTTATCACTATTCAAATCCTGGTAGTTTGTGCAACGTTTTTCATGATATCGTACTGCTGTGGACTCGGCTCTAGCCAACCCCAGAAAGTAGTAAACGTACTAGTGAACCTACGACCACTACGTAGCAATGAGAGATTACCAACCAAGTTGCTACCATTGAAATCAAGGTCAAGCTCAACTCTCGACTCCACTAATCAGCCCAGCCCCATTGCTGTCGCGGCTTCGTCTGCTCCACCGACTGTACTTAAGACTGGGCATAAATCTGCTGTAATGATTAGTAAGAGGTCATCGCCGATGCGTACAACTCAACCTATTGATAATGTCAATCGTCGTTACAATACGTTTTTGTTGATAATGATCCCAATTGTGCCATCATACTTTGCCAACCGAGAACTGATTCGTAACACCTGGTACAAAGGCTTCAATGATAGTGAGGACGTGATGTTGAGGTTTGCAATGGGGACTGAGGATATTAGCAGTAATTTGTCTACTCAGTTAGCCAGGGAAAATGACAATTACAAAGATATGATCTTTTTTGAAAACTTTAAGGAGAACCAATCAGCCTTAACCAACAAGACACTGCTGCTGATAACATGGGCACATGAGAACGTCAATTTCACTTACTTTCTGAAATGTGACTATGATACGTTTGTGTTTGTGAAAAGGACAATAGCAGAACTATTGCGTAGACCAACTACGACAAGATTGTATTATGGTAAAATTCAAAAAAGAAGGCCAAAGAAATGGGTAGACTTGATGTGGAATTTAGGTGACACCTATTTGCCATATGCACTTGGTGGTGCTTACATAATATCATCAGATTTAATTGGTCTTGTTGCCAGAGGCAGTGAATACCTCCAGTGGAATCTTAATGAAGATACTGCAGTTGGTTCTTGGCTTTCTCCATACAAGTACGAGAGAAGAGATAATGAAAAAATATGTATGTTTAATAGCAAAAGGTGTCCTAAAAACCAGATAATACATTCATTCTATGGTTTATCAAATGACAATTTGAAGCAACAGTTTTTAAACTGTTCTACACAATTACCATAG